From Dermochelys coriacea isolate rDerCor1 chromosome 9, rDerCor1.pri.v4, whole genome shotgun sequence, one genomic window encodes:
- the RPS4X gene encoding 40S ribosomal protein S4, X isoform, with the protein MARGPKKHLKRVAAPKHWMLDKLTGVFAPRPSTGPHKLRECLPLIIFLRNRLKYALTGDEVKKICMQRFIKIDGKVRTDITYPAGFMDVISIEKTGEHFRLVYDTKGRFAVHRITAEEAKYKLCKVRKIFVGTKGIPHLVTHDARTIRYPDPLIKVNDTIQIDLETGKITDFIKFDTGNLCMVTGGANLGRIGVITNRERHPGSFDVVHVKDANGNSFATRLSNIFVIGKGNKPWISLPRGKGIRLTIAEERDKRLAAKQSSS; encoded by the exons ATG GCTCGCGGTCCCAAGAAGCACCTGAAGCGTGTAGCAGCTCCAAAGCATTGGATGCTGGATAAATTGACAGGAGTGTTT gCTCCCCGTCCATCAACAGGTCCCCACAAATTGAGGGAATGCCTTCCACTCATCATCTTCCTTAGAAACAGACTCAAGTATGCCCTGACAGGAGATGAGGTCAAGAAGATCTGCATGCAGAGGTTCATCAAGATTGATGGCAAAGTCCGCACTGACATCACCTATCCTGCTGGCTTCATGG ATGTCATCAGCATTGAGAAGACAGGTGAGCACTTCCGTCTGGTATACGACACCAAGGGTCGTTTTGCAGTTCACCGCATCACAGCTGAAGAAGCCAAG TACAAGCTGTGCAAGGTGAGGAAGATATTTGTGGGCACTAAAGGAATCCCTCACCTGGTGACCCACGATGCCCGTACCATCCGCTACCCAGATCCCCTCATCAAGGTGAATGACACTATCCAAATTGACCTGGAGACTGGCAAGATCACAGACTTCATCAAGTTTGACACAG GTAACCTGTGTATGGTGACTGGTGGTGCTAACTTGGGCCGTATTGGTGTGATCACTAACCGGGAGAGACACCCAGGCTCGTTCGATGTGGTGCACGTGAAGGATGCCAATGGCAACAGCTTTGCCACCAGGCTCTCTAACATTTTTGTTATTGGCAAA GGTAACAAGCCATGGATCTCCCTGCCCCGTGGAAAGGGAATCCGTCTGACCATTGCTGAAGAGAGAGACAAGAGACTGGCAGCCAAACAGAGCAGCAGTTAA